In Polaribacter sp. L3A8, a genomic segment contains:
- a CDS encoding T9SS type A sorting domain-containing protein, whose product MKTTTQFILVALLLITNVVSAQIYKDTIIQVKERKLNYEYDIQWTKPRLAKEINIFIEDQYKPTLKSSAQIKSILDKIPLSENACKNGGFEDDYAGWTGIGLKHSIQTLPIENGLILNPGVAALPFTGPAHGQNHTSIQLSGLDPIISTASPSYPLQRTAPGTSGTKSLRLGNDAAGHSAEAVAKRFVVTAENAKYYFQYAIVMDKSHSGTNGDANGSEVFFAAEAVDMSGNTIDKIIDIGNPSNPFINAVNSGRTYYRDWRCAYLDLSSKIGQEVVVMFINSDCSAGGHKGYTYIDDVCKECKNTNEGYIDLDLKGKECIDEKNTYGGSFDVPKGAVNVNISLDIYQSNAIVATNNTPTITSNNYSFNIAAALFPNQTSGTCYDIVTKLTFDLVDLNGNLQTVTQYSSNPVLGVQDGQTSGINNDVCFCDNNDGAYCCDATNLVDNANFEAGNTGFSSDYSQTATTFPGEYNVTTTAAAFGANIKDHSYCADPTTYASNNKFLVVNGKTQQAGSSTVWEQTLTGLEKGKTYKVCANFKNMPQCTFDIKPQVTLEAASSNAMFTVNMATTDPCAWQTETINFTATGTTETVKIILNETGNGDGNDLAIDDIYVGEVEDPNLAITVEHDGLTKAITGSLNSNGTTDDKLHGNCTDYHWYVAEVSSYPSIVIDWSTFAHGNNTGSNLPPFAGTTSTNTWSLTTNYPGYTFNDNKLYIIGMYTPACGCYDSGFTYQLTFNSKTNQNAGLTDAQEQEIIDAILNGLTPNSQESNKNTSTLQKASVYPNPIIDNTIIRLENDTIESIKIINTNGATVFTEKYKSDEESVGLNFSKYTNGLYLITTQGTSGKTYTKKIIKQ is encoded by the coding sequence ATGAAAACAACTACACAATTTATCCTTGTAGCACTATTACTAATAACCAATGTAGTAAGTGCACAAATTTACAAAGACACTATTATTCAAGTTAAAGAACGTAAATTAAACTACGAATATGATATACAATGGACTAAACCAAGATTAGCTAAAGAAATTAATATTTTTATAGAAGATCAATACAAACCAACATTAAAATCTTCTGCACAAATTAAATCTATATTAGATAAAATTCCATTATCAGAAAATGCATGTAAAAATGGTGGTTTCGAAGATGATTATGCTGGATGGACAGGAATAGGATTAAAACATTCTATACAAACGTTACCTATAGAAAACGGATTAATTTTAAACCCAGGTGTAGCAGCTTTACCTTTTACAGGTCCTGCACATGGTCAAAATCATACATCCATTCAGCTTTCTGGTCTAGACCCCATAATATCAACAGCTAGCCCATCTTATCCGTTACAAAGAACTGCACCTGGTACATCAGGAACAAAATCTTTACGTCTAGGTAATGATGCCGCAGGCCACAGTGCAGAAGCAGTAGCAAAACGTTTTGTAGTTACAGCAGAAAATGCTAAATATTATTTTCAATATGCAATAGTAATGGATAAAAGTCATTCTGGAACCAATGGAGATGCCAACGGATCTGAAGTGTTTTTTGCAGCAGAAGCAGTAGATATGTCTGGTAATACTATAGATAAAATTATAGATATCGGTAACCCAAGTAACCCATTTATTAATGCCGTAAATTCTGGAAGAACTTATTATAGAGACTGGCGTTGTGCATATTTAGACTTATCTAGTAAAATAGGTCAAGAGGTTGTAGTTATGTTTATTAATTCAGATTGTTCTGCAGGTGGTCATAAAGGGTATACTTATATAGATGATGTATGTAAAGAATGTAAAAACACCAATGAAGGTTATATCGATTTAGATTTAAAAGGAAAAGAATGTATCGATGAAAAAAACACTTATGGTGGTAGTTTTGATGTTCCTAAAGGTGCCGTTAATGTAAACATATCGCTAGATATTTATCAAAGTAACGCAATCGTTGCAACAAATAATACACCTACAATTACATCAAATAACTATTCTTTTAATATAGCAGCAGCATTGTTTCCAAACCAAACTTCTGGTACATGTTACGATATAGTAACTAAATTAACTTTTGATTTAGTAGATTTAAATGGAAATTTACAAACAGTAACACAATATTCTTCAAATCCAGTATTAGGAGTTCAAGATGGACAAACATCTGGTATAAATAATGATGTTTGTTTTTGTGATAATAATGATGGAGCCTATTGTTGTGATGCTACAAACTTAGTCGACAATGCAAATTTTGAAGCAGGAAACACAGGTTTTTCTAGCGATTATTCTCAAACAGCTACAACATTTCCAGGAGAATACAATGTAACAACAACAGCAGCCGCTTTCGGAGCAAATATTAAAGATCACTCTTATTGTGCAGACCCAACAACCTATGCTAGCAATAATAAATTTTTGGTAGTAAACGGAAAAACACAACAAGCAGGTTCAAGCACCGTATGGGAACAAACATTAACAGGATTAGAAAAAGGTAAAACATATAAAGTATGTGCTAATTTTAAAAACATGCCGCAATGTACCTTTGATATAAAACCACAAGTAACCTTAGAAGCAGCAAGTTCTAACGCAATGTTTACCGTTAACATGGCAACTACAGACCCTTGCGCATGGCAAACAGAAACAATTAACTTTACTGCAACAGGTACAACAGAAACTGTAAAAATAATTTTAAATGAAACAGGTAATGGAGATGGAAATGATTTAGCTATAGATGATATTTATGTAGGCGAAGTAGAAGACCCAAATTTAGCAATTACAGTAGAACATGATGGTCTTACAAAAGCTATTACAGGTTCATTAAATTCAAACGGAACAACAGATGATAAATTACATGGTAACTGTACAGATTATCATTGGTATGTTGCAGAAGTATCTTCATATCCTTCTATAGTAATAGATTGGAGCACTTTTGCACATGGTAATAACACTGGTAGTAATTTGCCACCTTTTGCAGGTACAACATCAACAAACACATGGAGTTTAACAACCAATTACCCTGGTTATACTTTTAATGATAATAAGTTATATATCATAGGAATGTATACACCAGCTTGTGGATGTTATGATAGCGGTTTTACATATCAATTAACCTTTAATAGTAAAACAAATCAAAATGCAGGATTAACAGACGCACAAGAGCAAGAAATTATAGACGCTATATTAAACGGATTAACACCAAATAGTCAAGAATCAAATAAAAATACAAGCACTCTACAAAAAGCAAGTGTATATCCCAATCCAATAATAGATAATACAATAATAAGACTAGAAAATGATACCATAGAAAGTATTAAAATAATAAATACAAATGGTGCTACAGTATTTACAGAAAAATATAAATCAGATGAAGAATCAGTAGGTTTAAACTTCTCAAAATACACAAACGGACTCTATTTAATAACAACACAAGGTACAAGCGGTAAAACATATACCAAAAAAATAATAAAACAATAA
- a CDS encoding DUF4249 domain-containing protein yields the protein MKKCIVISLVCLSFLGCVEEFNLDLNKVKQRVVIEGLIENTSGPHYIRVTKSATGAFIKNNYLDIDENVEIIDDAIVVVSDDSGQIEQLVSIPQNSQNEDIFDKGGYYKTTNFKGELNRKYTLKVTTKDGEIYTASDYMKPPPTINSLAYELRILEKDGQEYYVPLLSFFEPQETTDYYLIAQNFVRSNPNRISSWNFEVLSDKNLNTGDIQIFLDNGASPENFGYYYYFTGDEINIKTSSISEETYEYFKFLLEQFKQDGGVYKPTPASPPTNINNGGLGFFQASSFIKSKVKIK from the coding sequence ATGAAAAAATGTATAGTTATTAGTTTAGTATGTTTATCATTTTTAGGCTGTGTTGAAGAATTTAATTTAGATTTAAACAAGGTAAAGCAACGTGTAGTCATTGAAGGTTTAATAGAAAACACATCCGGTCCTCATTATATAAGAGTTACTAAAAGTGCAACTGGTGCATTTATAAAAAATAATTATTTAGATATAGATGAAAATGTAGAAATAATAGATGATGCTATTGTCGTGGTATCTGATGATTCAGGACAAATAGAACAATTAGTATCAATACCTCAAAATAGTCAAAATGAAGATATATTCGATAAAGGAGGCTATTATAAAACAACAAATTTTAAAGGAGAACTGAATCGTAAGTATACACTTAAAGTAACAACAAAAGATGGTGAAATTTATACAGCATCAGATTATATGAAGCCTCCCCCTACAATTAATTCATTGGCTTATGAATTAAGAATTTTGGAAAAGGACGGACAAGAGTATTATGTGCCTTTATTGTCTTTTTTTGAGCCACAAGAGACAACCGATTATTACCTCATAGCACAAAATTTTGTGAGATCAAATCCAAATAGAATCTCTAGTTGGAATTTTGAGGTATTGTCAGATAAAAATCTAAATACAGGAGATATTCAGATTTTTTTAGATAATGGTGCTTCTCCAGAAAATTTTGGATATTACTACTATTTTACTGGAGATGAAATAAATATCAAAACGAGCAGTATTTCAGAAGAAACCTATGAGTATTTTAAGTTTTTATTGGAGCAGTTTAAACAAGATGGTGGGGTTTACAAACCCACACCTGCATCACCACCAACTAATATTAATAATGGTGGTTTAGGTTTCTTTCAAGCATCTTCTTTTATAAAATCTAAAGTTAAAATTAAATAA